The following is a genomic window from candidate division KSB1 bacterium.
GCCGTTTGTATGATTATGTCGGTCAGACAGACGCGGCCGCTGTACATTTTCAGGATGCTCTGACATGCAGCGAACCGCCCTACGAGATGTTGCGCGATATTGTAAAGTTTGCTGATAGAGAGAATGAAAAAGAGCTGCATCATCTGTTAAACCACAACACCCTGCCGGACCCTCTTAAATTTTCCCTTTTCGCCTTTCAGGCTCAAAATAAAGGCCGTTTTCAAAAAGCCGTCCGTTATTTCAATCGGGTCGGGATGTCGCATCTCTCATCTACGGCTCTCTATGATTACGGAGCTGCGCTATTCAAGGTCAATGATATGCAGGCCGCAAAAAATGCTTTTCTGCGAATGAAGCAATGCTCGGAACAAGTGGGTGACAGTTATCATCTTTCTGAAGCGTTTATAGGCTTGTCTTGTATCGCCTTTGAAGAATCCGGCCCTATCGGATTCCTTGAACTCAATGAAAAGGCCGTAAAAGCGGGCGAACAAACGGATGCAATGTTTCCTTTATGTATGGCTCAGAATAATCTGGGAATTGTCTATTTGAATCAGGATAAATATAATCTCGCAAAGCCTTATCTCGAAAAAGCCGCCACAGGGTTCGTTGCCTTGCATGAATATAGACGTGCATTAAAAACCTACACAAAGCTGGGAAATGTTCAAAGCGGGTTATATAATTATACAAAATGTCTTGCATACTATGAAAAAGCCCGGGAAATAGCCGGGAAACAGAATGATGCTCTCGAGTACGCAAAGCTGATTTTAGAAAAAGCAGAACTGTTTGACAGAATGCACGCCTTTCATTTGGCCTATAAATACTATTCAGAAGCGCTGAACATAGCCCGCGAAAATCAATATGCCGATCTGACCCTGCAACTGAACATTGTCCCTGCTGGGTCTGGAAATGAGTCAGGGCAATTGTGAACAAACCCGGCCCGAACTAGAGCATATATTAAAAACATCCAGTGATACGAGTCCGAAATTGAGAGCTTTTTGGCTATCGGAAATAGCGGACAGCTATAAAGCAGAGGGGGATCTGGAGCATGCCGAATTGTACTATAAAAAAGCTATTGATGCTTGCCTAAAGTGTGGCTCCAAATATAAAAAAGATTTCAACCGGCTGGAATTGGCGGATACCTTTATAAAAAAAGGACAGGTCATTAAAGGTCTCGCGATCTGCAGGGAGATCCTTTCCCGGGTGAACGAGCAGACCAGCAATCTCATACCGATGAACGCTGAATCATTTTTAGCGTCCGGGCTTGTGGCTCTGGACAGTTGTGAACAGGCTATTGTGCATTTTAAGCGCAGCAACCGGATTTTTATAAAGTCCGCCGCCGGGTTTTCTGCCGACGATTTGCGTATCGGGTTTGTTGATATTAACCTGAACAATCTGAGAGGAATCTCTGAGTGTTATCAGCGACTCTACCAGCAGACAGGAAGGTCTGTCTATCTCGATTCACTGCTGCGGTTCGAAGAACAACAACGGGCTCTGGTGTTAAGAGACCGGGTTAGAAATCGCCAGTCATTTAACGAGCGTGTTCGGGTCCTGCGACAGGATACACTTTATCAACAATCCTGCATGGAAATCAGCCGAATCCAGAGCCAACTCAGACAAACCGCAAAACAGGATACGGCTTTAATAGATTCTCTTTTGAAAGAACTGGAAAATGAAAAATTGACATTGCTCATGCGCAAAGCCGAAGCGGAAAGCGGGATTGATTCGGATTACACAAGCACACCCGAGTTTCATCATTGATCCTGTAGGATCTGCAATCGCGTTTGCAGGATTTAAACAGCGCCTTGTTGTATTATCATATTTCCACAGACGGGAGCTATGTCCTGGCGATCACTAACAACACTATGGATGTGATACGGCTGCCGGTGGACGCGCCGGAGATCGGAAATGCAGTCGATTCGCTGCTGGTGCCCTTTCATACTATTCAAAACCTTGGCATGGACAGTCCGGCCTTTCGTTCTCATATTGCCTACCAGCTTTATCAGTGGTTGATTCAGCCGGTTGTTGATCAAATGCCGTTACCTGAAAATCTGGTTATTATCCGGGACGCGCCGCTCTATAATCTGCCTTTTGATATGTTGCTGACCCGGAAAACCTCGCGCGCCTGTTATTATCCGCCGGATATCCCGGATTATTCCGATGATTTTCTGCTTCACACATATTCAATCTCTTATTCTCCGTCTGCTTACTTTTTGATTGTGGGGCCTGAGAAAACCCGCAACAACTCGATTCTTGTGCTGGCCAATCCCACGGCTGACGAACATCAAAATTCAGCCGCCCGACAGCGGCTGCGCAGTCAGTTCGACTGGGTGTTCGGCAGTCTGCCGTTTCTCGGAACTGGAATCACAGTCAATCGGGATTTGTTTTCCAGGCAGCGTGTTTTGAAACGCGAATCGGCTACTGAAAACGCGGTTAACAAAAGAGCGCCGCATGCCGATATTCTGCATTTTGCCACCCACGCATTTGCCGATACCGTGTATGAAGCCTTTTCAGGGGTGCTCCTGGCTCGCACTGATTCAACCTCAGACGACGGGATCTTGATGGGCTACGAAATCGAAACCCTGCCTCTGAATTGCGATCTGGTGACACTGAGCGCCTGTGAAACCGGCAGTGGGCAAAGTGGTGCGCGGTGAAGGGATTATGAGCTTGCCGCGTGAGTTTTTATATGCCGGCGCAAAATCAGTGCTCATGTCGTTTTGGAAGGTTGATGACGAGTTTACATCCAGATTGATGCCGCAGTTTTACCGGTTTTATCTGAAAAAGAATATCCCGACGGCAAAAGCTCTGACTTTTGCAAAGCGGCAGGTTTTGACCAATGAAAGAGAACCCTCTAAATACCATGCTCAGCATCCGTTTTTCTGGGCGTCTTTTGCGCTGTACGGGCATCCGGGGAGCAGTCGGGCCGCCGCAGCTAAAGCGTGGTTGTACCTGCTTGCTGCGGCAGTGATGCTCACATTAGCCGGGGTCGTCCTGCATAAACGGCGAAATGTACGTTGATCGCTGTTCCCTGAAAAATGTGGGGCCGTTTCTGAGGATGTATCGTTTGTATTTTATTTATAAATGCATGGGTTCGATTATCAATACTGTTCCGCACTTGATTGTTTCTGATTAAACAGCTTTTGGAGGTCGTTTATTTGAGACATGTGGAAAACCCTGATATTACAGTGGTGATACCTGCGTTTAATGAGCAGGAGAGCATCCGCAACACAATCGAAAAGTTGCAGATCATGATGGATTCCGATCCGCGTGTTTGGGAATGTATTGTAGTGGACGACGGGTCACTGGATGACACCGCAAAGATCGCATCTTCCTGTCGTGTCAAACTCATCAGGCATTCCCGGCAAAAAGGGTATGGCGCGGCGCTAAAGACAGCAATTTTAGCCAGTTCTTCCGAAATAATCTGCATAACAGATGCGGATGAGACCTATCCGAATGATAAATTGCCTGTAATGGTCAATGAGCTTGCCGACGGGGTTTATGATATGGTCGTAGGGGATAGACAGGGGAAATACATCAAATCTCAAAAAGCCCGCGGACTGACCAAATGGACGCTAAAAAAGATTGCCAATTGGCTTGTCAGTGAAAAAATTCCGGATCTGAATTCCGGGCTTCGGGTCTTTCGCCGACAGGCTCTGGTCGGTTTTCTGAGCATCCTGCCGGACGGATTTTCTTTTACGACAACCATTACCTTGGCAATGCTCACCAATGATTATTCGGTCCGATATTATCCTATTGATTATTTTGAGCGCAAAGGCCGCTCAAAAATACGCCCTGTACATGATACCCTGGGATTTGTTAATCTGATTTTAAAGATCGGATTGTATTTTAAACCGCTGAAAATATTTTTTTCTCTGAGCTTGGTTCTCGTGCTTGTCGCTGTTTTTTGGGCGCTGTTTAGTGTGTTTGTTATGGGCCAATTCGCTGATGCCAGCACCATGGCTATTCTGATGGCCGCCTTTCAGATTGGTGCACTCGGATTACTGGCGGAATTGATCAATACCCGTATTCATGCAAGTTTCAGAAAAAAAAGTGAAACAATTGAAAACAAATAAAGCAGATATGGTCTATTGCGATCAATTCGAGTACCTGAAGAACAATGTGATTAATCATGGACTCTGTACTCATTGCGGAACCTGTGCAGGGCTTGCCGGCGGCGCTCTGAACATGATAGAGACCGCATCAGGACCATTGCCGGTTTTAAACCGGGGGAATGAGACATTAAAAGATCCGCTGATTTACGATGCCTGTCCCGGAAAAGGATTGTCCTATCCGGAACTGAACCGCTATGTATTCGGCAAAACACCTGAAAATATGCTGCTGGGAACCTGTCGGGCATTGTATGTCGGTTATTCCAGAGACCGCGTGATTCGAAAAAACTCGGCCTCCGGAGGCATTGTCTCACAGGTGCTGATTTACCTGTTACAGCAAAAAATGATCGACGGCGCTGTTATAGTGCAAATGTGCAACGACACACCCTGGCTGGCACGACCTGTGATTGCGCATACCCCCGCGGACATCCTTGACGGCGGGCAGAGTG
Proteins encoded in this region:
- a CDS encoding tetratricopeptide repeat protein — encoded protein: MKMQRFLSSSIICILLSASLQSATVKQELKFYDSLRDIVQLPENEQVSRLEENILNLPDFHPAYLKYLERLYKFDQIQRGLQFFNKPHHFNPCFQNWMLGRLYDYVGQTDAAAVHFQDALTCSEPPYEMLRDIVKFADRENEKELHHLLNHNTLPDPLKFSLFAFQAQNKGRFQKAVRYFNRVGMSHLSSTALYDYGAALFKVNDMQAAKNAFLRMKQCSEQVGDSYHLSEAFIGLSCIAFEESGPIGFLELNEKAVKAGEQTDAMFPLCMAQNNLGIVYLNQDKYNLAKPYLEKAATGFVALHEYRRALKTYTKLGNVQSGLYNYTKCLAYYEKAREIAGKQNDALEYAKLILEKAELFDRMHAFHLAYKYYSEALNIARENQYADLTLQLNIVPAGSGNESGQL
- a CDS encoding CHAT domain-containing protein yields the protein MQDLNSALLYYHISTDGSYVLAITNNTMDVIRLPVDAPEIGNAVDSLLVPFHTIQNLGMDSPAFRSHIAYQLYQWLIQPVVDQMPLPENLVIIRDAPLYNLPFDMLLTRKTSRACYYPPDIPDYSDDFLLHTYSISYSPSAYFLIVGPEKTRNNSILVLANPTADEHQNSAARQRLRSQFDWVFGSLPFLGTGITVNRDLFSRQRVLKRESATENAVNKRAPHADILHFATHAFADTVYEAFSGVLLARTDSTSDDGILMGYEIETLPLNCDLVTLSACETGSGQSGAR
- a CDS encoding CHAT domain-containing protein, encoding MKPAVGKVVRGEGIMSLPREFLYAGAKSVLMSFWKVDDEFTSRLMPQFYRFYLKKNIPTAKALTFAKRQVLTNEREPSKYHAQHPFFWASFALYGHPGSSRAAAAKAWLYLLAAAVMLTLAGVVLHKRRNVR
- a CDS encoding glycosyltransferase family 2 protein, which codes for MENPDITVVIPAFNEQESIRNTIEKLQIMMDSDPRVWECIVVDDGSLDDTAKIASSCRVKLIRHSRQKGYGAALKTAILASSSEIICITDADETYPNDKLPVMVNELADGVYDMVVGDRQGKYIKSQKARGLTKWTLKKIANWLVSEKIPDLNSGLRVFRRQALVGFLSILPDGFSFTTTITLAMLTNDYSVRYYPIDYFERKGRSKIRPVHDTLGFVNLILKIGLYFKPLKIFFSLSLVLVLVAVFWALFSVFVMGQFADASTMAILMAAFQIGALGLLAELINTRIHASFRKKSETIENK